In Streptomyces hawaiiensis, one genomic interval encodes:
- a CDS encoding Cmx/CmrA family chloramphenicol efflux MFS transporter — protein MPFALLLLGLAVFAQGTSEFMLSGLVPDIARDLGVSVPAAGALTSAFAAGMVVGAPLVAGLARRWPRRGALLAFLVIFLAVHVVGALTDSFTVLLATRVVGAFANAGFLAVALVAAVGMVPADAKGRAASTLLGGVTLACVAGVPAGAVLGELWGWRAAFWAVALVSLPALVAVARSVPGGAAEGAPPALRGELRSLRNPRLLLTLLLGALVNGATFCTFTYLAPLVTEVTGLGDPWVPGVLALFGAGAFTGVTAAGRFADRRPLPFLTAGGLALGAGWCALALGAGHPVPALALVFAQGALSFGVGSTLIARALYAAQGAPTLAGGFATAAFNVGAAVGPWAGGAVIGAGFGYRAPVWVSAALVAAAFAVAGVAVRRQQAVGQRTPRH, from the coding sequence ATGCCGTTCGCTCTTCTTCTGCTGGGCCTTGCCGTGTTCGCGCAAGGCACGTCCGAGTTCATGCTGTCCGGGCTGGTGCCGGACATCGCGCGGGATCTGGGGGTGTCCGTTCCCGCGGCGGGGGCACTGACCTCCGCCTTCGCGGCCGGGATGGTCGTGGGAGCGCCACTCGTGGCGGGGCTCGCGCGGCGCTGGCCGCGGCGGGGCGCGCTCCTGGCGTTCCTCGTCATCTTCCTCGCCGTTCATGTCGTCGGTGCGCTCACCGACAGCTTCACGGTCCTGCTCGCCACGCGGGTGGTGGGGGCGTTCGCCAACGCCGGGTTCCTCGCCGTCGCCCTGGTCGCGGCCGTGGGCATGGTCCCGGCCGATGCGAAGGGGCGGGCCGCGTCCACGCTGCTGGGCGGGGTGACGCTGGCGTGTGTGGCCGGGGTGCCGGCCGGGGCCGTGCTCGGCGAACTATGGGGCTGGCGTGCGGCGTTCTGGGCCGTGGCGCTGGTGTCACTGCCCGCGCTGGTCGCGGTGGCGCGGTCCGTGCCGGGTGGTGCGGCCGAGGGTGCGCCGCCCGCGTTGCGCGGTGAACTGCGGTCGCTGCGCAACCCCCGGCTGCTCCTCACCCTGCTGCTGGGTGCCCTCGTGAACGGCGCGACGTTCTGCACCTTCACCTATCTCGCGCCGCTGGTCACCGAGGTGACGGGGCTGGGCGACCCCTGGGTTCCCGGGGTCCTGGCACTGTTCGGGGCCGGGGCGTTCACGGGGGTGACCGCCGCGGGGCGCTTCGCCGACCGGCGTCCCCTGCCGTTTCTCACGGCTGGGGGCCTCGCACTGGGTGCGGGCTGGTGCGCCCTGGCCCTCGGGGCCGGACACCCGGTCCCGGCACTCGCGCTCGTCTTCGCGCAGGGTGCCCTGTCCTTTGGCGTCGGCTCCACGCTGATCGCCCGGGCGCTGTACGCGGCACAGGGGGCGCCGACGCTGGCCGGGGGTTTCGCGACGGCGGCGTTCAACGTGGGGGCGGCGGTGGGCCCCTGGGCCGGAGGCGCGGTGATCGGCGCGGGGTTCGGATACCGGGCGCCGGTGTGGGTCAGCGCGGCTCTGGTCGCTGCGGCGTTCGCGGTCGCCGGGGTGGCGGTGCGGCGGCAGCAAGCCGTGGGCCAGCGGACGCCACGTCACTGA